A part of Campylobacter concisus genomic DNA contains:
- a CDS encoding iron transporter — protein MNKILSSALALSLAAGFALAGEHPIGEPVEANGMEIAAVYLEPIDMEPKGVDLAPSLADLHLEADIHAVKGNKNGFGEGEWIPYLKINYELKNLDNGKTKKGTFMPMVASDGPHYGANVKMDTGVGNYELKFHIDNPEKQGFGRHADKETGVGKWFEPFTTTYKFQWTGGPVK, from the coding sequence ATGAATAAAATTCTTAGTTCAGCTCTAGCACTTAGCCTAGCAGCTGGTTTTGCACTTGCTGGAGAGCACCCAATCGGCGAGCCTGTAGAGGCTAATGGTATGGAGATAGCTGCTGTTTATCTTGAGCCAATCGACATGGAGCCAAAAGGCGTTGATCTAGCTCCAAGCTTGGCTGATCTTCACTTAGAAGCTGACATCCACGCTGTAAAAGGCAACAAAAACGGCTTTGGCGAAGGCGAGTGGATCCCATACCTAAAGATCAACTATGAGCTAAAAAACCTTGATAATGGTAAAACTAAAAAAGGTACATTTATGCCAATGGTTGCAAGCGATGGCCCACACTACGGTGCTAACGTAAAAATGGATACAGGCGTTGGTAACTATGAGCTTAAATTCCACATCGACAATCCAGAAAAACAAGGCTTTGGTCGCCACGCTGACAAAGAGACTGGTGTTGGTAAATGGTTTGAGCCTTTCACAACAACTTATAAATTTCAATGGACAGGTGGTCCTGTTAAATAA